A genomic region of Haliotis asinina isolate JCU_RB_2024 chromosome 1, JCU_Hal_asi_v2, whole genome shotgun sequence contains the following coding sequences:
- the LOC137285068 gene encoding putative nuclease HARBI1 isoform X1 produces MNDEELLRRYRLNQQGIRFLLQLIGAQIQPLTGRNHAIDATTKLLVTLRFLATGKFQLCNGDDHGLSQPSVSRAIYTTVEALSAPAMVARFIHFPSPAECQRNKVEFHRTANFPGVIGVIDGTHIQIQAPTVNEDVYVNRHHYHSINTQVVFDPFDRIIDIVARWPGSTHDSRILSQSGLFRLMESNNLPAGCHLLGDSGYPSKRWLLTPFLRPEPGSQARYNRAHKITRSCVERGIGQLKRRFGVLHGEIRQSPERTCKIIMAGAVLHNICKERNIPIPPADGIPQQQQRNAAAAPAVLPPQGLMGVRYREQFARTHFPCKSDDIHY; encoded by the exons ATGAATGACGAGGAACTACTTAGAAGATACAGACTGAATCAACAAGGTATTAGGTTTTTATTGCAACTTATTGGAGCACAAATACAGCCACTGACTGGACGGAATCATGCTATTGATGCAACAACAAAGCTCTTAGTAACTTTGAGGTTTCTGGCAACAGGCAAGTTTCAATTGTGTAATGGGGATGATCACGGGTTGAGTCAACCGAGCGTTTCACGTGCGATATACACGACTGTTGAAGCCTTGTCCGCCCCTGCCATGGTGGCACGGTTTATACATTTTCCCAGTCCCGCAGAGTGTCAACGCAACAAGGTGGAGTTTCACCGGACGGCGAACTTCCCAGGGGTGATCGGCGTCATTGACGGCACGCATATACAAATACAGGCACCAACTGTAAATGAGGATGTTTACGTCAATCGACATCACTACCACAGCATAAACACACAG GTAGTGTTCGATCCCTTCGACCGTATCATTGACATCGTGGCACGCTGGCCTGGGTCCACACACGACTCAAGAATCCTCTCTCAGAGTGGCCTCTTCCGTTTAATGGAGAGCAACAACTTGCCAGCTGGGTGTCACCTTCTCGGTGATAGTGGTTATCCGTCTAAACGTTGGCTGCTTACTCCATTCCTTCGCCCAGAACCCGGCAGTCAGGCACGCTACAACCG AGCACACAAGATCACAAGGAGTTGTGTTGAGCGTGGAATTGGCCAACTGAAGCGCAGATTTGGAGTCCTTCATGGTGAAATCAGACAATCCCCAGAGAGAACTTGCAAG ATCATTATGGCCGGCGCTGTTTTGCATAATATTTGCAAGGAACGTAATATTCCAATTCCACCAGCTGATGGTAtaccacagcaacaacagcgCAATGCAGCCGCAGCACCAGCAGTCCTGCCTCCACAAGGTTTGATGGGAGTTCGGTACAGGGAGCAGTTTGCAAGGACTCACTTTCCATGTAAGTCTGATGACATACATTACTGA
- the LOC137285068 gene encoding putative nuclease HARBI1 isoform X2, translating into MNDEELLRRYRLNQQGIRFLLQLIGAQIQPLTGRNHAIDATTKLLVTLRFLATGKFQLCNGDDHGLSQPSVSRAIYTTVEALSAPAMVARFIHFPSPAECQRNKVEFHRTANFPGVIGVIDGTHIQIQAPTVNEDVYVNRHHYHSINTQVVFDPFDRIIDIVARWPGSTHDSRILSQSGLFRLMESNNLPAGCHLLGDSGYPSKRWLLTPFLRPEPGSQARYNRAHKITRSCVERGIGQLKRRFGVLHGEIRQSPERTCKIIMAGAVLHNICKERNIPIPPADGIPQQQQRNAAAAPAVLPPQGLMGVRYREQFARTHFP; encoded by the exons ATGAATGACGAGGAACTACTTAGAAGATACAGACTGAATCAACAAGGTATTAGGTTTTTATTGCAACTTATTGGAGCACAAATACAGCCACTGACTGGACGGAATCATGCTATTGATGCAACAACAAAGCTCTTAGTAACTTTGAGGTTTCTGGCAACAGGCAAGTTTCAATTGTGTAATGGGGATGATCACGGGTTGAGTCAACCGAGCGTTTCACGTGCGATATACACGACTGTTGAAGCCTTGTCCGCCCCTGCCATGGTGGCACGGTTTATACATTTTCCCAGTCCCGCAGAGTGTCAACGCAACAAGGTGGAGTTTCACCGGACGGCGAACTTCCCAGGGGTGATCGGCGTCATTGACGGCACGCATATACAAATACAGGCACCAACTGTAAATGAGGATGTTTACGTCAATCGACATCACTACCACAGCATAAACACACAG GTAGTGTTCGATCCCTTCGACCGTATCATTGACATCGTGGCACGCTGGCCTGGGTCCACACACGACTCAAGAATCCTCTCTCAGAGTGGCCTCTTCCGTTTAATGGAGAGCAACAACTTGCCAGCTGGGTGTCACCTTCTCGGTGATAGTGGTTATCCGTCTAAACGTTGGCTGCTTACTCCATTCCTTCGCCCAGAACCCGGCAGTCAGGCACGCTACAACCG AGCACACAAGATCACAAGGAGTTGTGTTGAGCGTGGAATTGGCCAACTGAAGCGCAGATTTGGAGTCCTTCATGGTGAAATCAGACAATCCCCAGAGAGAACTTGCAAG ATCATTATGGCCGGCGCTGTTTTGCATAATATTTGCAAGGAACGTAATATTCCAATTCCACCAGCTGATGGTAtaccacagcaacaacagcgCAATGCAGCCGCAGCACCAGCAGTCCTGCCTCCACAAGGTTTGATGGGAGTTCGGTACAGGGAGCAGTTTGCAAGGACTCACTTTCCAT AA